CAGCCCGATTTCCTCGACAGCCGCCACGTGATCGAGAATGCCGCCGATGCGGATGCCTATCTCGCCCGTCTCGACTCCTACGGGCAGGAACTGGCGGACGAGAATGCGCGCATCGCGGCCGATGCGGCGCGCGGCATCATCCTCCCCGATTTCCTGCTGGATATCACGATCGGCCAGATCGCCGGCGCCGCCGCCCAGCCGGTCGACCAGTCCGGGCTCGTCCGTTCGGTCGCGGATCGCGCGGCCAAGGCGGGCGTGGCGGGCGATTACGCCACCCGCGCCGCCGCGATCGTGAACGCCAAGGTGCTGCCCGCACTGCAGGGCCAGCTCGAGGCTCTGCGTGCCGCGCGCGCCAAGGCGACGCCGGATGCGGGCGTGTGGAAGTTCCCGGAAGGCCCTGCGTGGTATGACTGGGCGCTCCGCTTCGCCACCACGACCACGCGCAGCCCGGAGGAGATCCACGCGATCGGCCAGCAGCAGGTGAAGGAATTGCAGGCGCGCATGGACGCGATCCTCCGCACGCAGGGGATGACGCAGGGCACCGTGGGCGAGCGGATGGACGCGCTCGGCAAGCGCCCCGACCAGCTCTTCGCCAATGACGACAAGGGCCGCGCCGAACTGCTCGCGTACCTCAACGGCCGCATAGCCGACGTGCGCGGCCGCCTGCCGCGCGCATTCCATACGCTGGTGAAGGGCAATCTCATCATCAAGCGCGTGCCCCCCTCGATCCAGGACGGCGCGCCTAACGGCTATGCGGCGGCGGGCTCGATCGACGGTACGCGGCCGGGCAATTATTATATCAACCTCAAGGATACGGGCATCTGGCCGCGTCTCTCGCTGCCCACGCTCTGCTATCATGAGGGCATTCCCGGCCATGTCTGGCAGGGCGAATATGCGAACCGCCTCCCGCTGATCCGCACCTACCTCACCTTCAACGCCTATTCCGAAGGCTGGGGTCTCTATGCCGAGCAGCTGGCAAGCGAGCTGGGCGTCTATGAGGGCGATCCGTATGGCGAGCTGGGCTTCCTCCAGTCGATCGCGTTCCGCGCCTGCCGTCTCGTCGTCGACACCGGCATCCATGTGAAGCGCTGGACGCCGCAACAGTCGGTCGCGTGGTTCCAGGCCAATACGGGCATGCCGCGCGGCCAGCTCGTCAGCGAGGTCAATCGCTATTGCGCGATGCCGGCGCAGGCCTGCGGCTACAAGATGGGCCATAACGAAATCCTCCGCCTGCGCGACAAGGCGAAGGCGGCGCTCGGCCCGCGCTACGATCTGCGCGGCTATGACGATGTCGTGGTGGGCTCCGGCAACGTGCCACTCACTTTGCTGGAGCGCGTGGTGGACACCTATATCGCGAAGGCGCGCGGCTGATCGGATGGCCAAGCTCTATTTCTATTATTCGTCGATGAACGCCGGCAAATCGACGAACCTGCTGCAGGCGAGCTTCAACTATCGCGAGCGCGGCATGCAGACGATGCTGTGGACCGCCGCGATCGACGATCGCTACGAGGCGGGCACGATCACGTCGCGCATCGGCCTGGCGGCGGAGGCCTCGGTCTTCGCCGCCGACACCGATCTGCGCGCGGCGGTGGAGGCGCGCCACCGCGCAGGCCCGCTCGCCTGCGTGCTGGTGGACGAGGCGCAATTCCTGACGCGCGATCAGGTGCTGGCGCTGGCCGGCCTGTGCGACGAGCTGGACATTCCCGTGCTGGCCTATGGCCTGCGCACCGATTTCCAGGGGGAGTTGTTCGAGGGCAGCCGCTATCTGCTCGCGCTGGCGGACACGCTGACCGAGATCAAGGCGGTGTGCGAATGCGGCCGCAAGGCGACGATGAACCTGCGCGTGGACGGCGAGGGCCGCCCGGTGCGGCAGGGCGAGCAGACCGAGATCGGCGGCAACGATCGCTATGTTGCGCTGTGCCGGCGGCACTTCATGGCGGCGATGCGGGGGTAGCGGAGGGCCTCTCTCCTCCCACACACCACCACCCATCCGTTGGGTTCGAGCGGAGATCGAGCTTGTCGAGATCGAAGTCGAGAAGGGGTTCTGGACCGGCTCGAAGGTGCTCGAACCCAGGGAAAGGATCATTCCCACTCCCCCGTTGGGTTCGAGCTTGTCGAGAACCTGTTAGGCTTCGAGCGTAGCCGAGAAGCCGGGATGCGGAGCACGGGCTCTCGACTTCGCTCGATCCCTGGGGGTTCTCGACAAGCTCGAACTAAACGGGTGGGGGTTGGCGGGCGAAGTGTTTTACCCTTCCAGCACCAGCCCGAAGCTGGTCATCTCATAACCCCGGAACAGCAATTTCACATGGGGATCGTCGCTGTAGGGCGGCAGGTCCACATGCCGGTCCACCTCGCCCTCGCCCCGGCTCCAGTTCGCCGTGGTGCCGAAGCCCTTCGCCGCCGCGCGCTCGATGATCTTCGTCAGATCGCGCCTGCGATACAGCACGGTCGCCCCGCGCCGCCGCGTCCGCCACGTATCGTTGAGGTTATGCTCGGTCGTGTGAACCGCCAGCCCGCCCGGCTTCAGCGTCTCCAGCGCCGCGATCACGAAATCCGCGCCGGCCTGCAACGTCCCGAGATGCTCGAACGCGCACGACGAAAACACCACGTCATACTCGCGGAAGTGCGGGGGAATCGCCCGCATGTCCGCATGTTCGTGGCGCACGTTGGCGGCGAACATGTCCGGATCGCAGATGCCGCGCCCGTTCAGCGCGGCGAGGTCCGGCGCATGCTGGCTCGTTTCGATCCAGGCGCCCGCCGCAGCCGCATCCGGCGCGAGATCGGTGGCCGTCACCTCCAGCCCCTGCGCCGCCAGCACCGCCGTCAGCGGATCGAAGCCCACGCCGAAGCCCAGCGCCCGGACGCCGGGGCGCAGCAGCCCCCGGCTCTCCAGCACGCGCAGGATATAGACGAATTCCCATTGCTTGCGGTGCGTGCGCACGGGCTCGCGGATCGCCTCCACCCAGCGCGCATAATCGGGCTCGGCGAATTGCGCGGCGGTGCAGGCCTGCGAGACGGGGGCGGCCAGCGTCGGTTCGCCAAAGGCTTCGTGAAAAGCGGCCATGCGAACAGCAACCACCGCGCGCCAGCGATCAGTAAGCGCGCGCCACCGCGAATTCCACCGCCTCCACCAGCGCGGCGCGGGCCGTGCCGGTGCCGAGCCCGCTCAGCGAGTCGATCGCGAGCTGGCCGTAATGGCGCGCGCGGGCCTGCGTGTCGGCGATCGCATTGGTCGCCTGCAGCAGTTGCATCGCATGGGCGAGGTCCTCGTCGCTGGTGCGGCGGCCTTCCATCGCCTCGCGCCAGAATTTGCGGTCGGCATCGCTGCCGCGCGCATGGGCGAGGATCACGGGCAGGGTGACCTTGCCGTCGCGGAAATCGTCGCCGGCATCCTTGCCCATCGTCGCTTCGTCGGACACGTAATCGATCGCATCGTCCACGAGCTGGAAGGCGATGCCCAGATTACGGCCATAGCCATCCAGCGCTTCCTCCACGGCCTCGTCCCGCTCGGCCACCACGGCCGCGATGCGGCAGGCGGCGGCGAACAGGGCGGCGGTCTTGGCGCCGATGATGTCGAGATAGCGCGCCTCGCTCGTCGCGATCTGGCGCTGGGCGGTGAGCTGGTTCACCTCGCCCTCGGCGATCACGGCGGAGGCATTGGAGAGGATCCGCAGCACGCGCAGCGATCCGTCCTCGGTCATCAGCTCGAAGGCGCGGCTGAACAGGAAATCGCCCACCAGCACGCTCGCCGGATTGCCCCAGATCAGGTTGGCGGTGCGGCGGCCGCGCCGCGTATTCGATCCGTCCACCACGTCGTCATGCAGCAGCGTGGCGGTGTGGATGAACTCCACGGCGGCGGAAAGCTTGTGGTGGCGCGTGCCCGGATATTCCAGCAGCCGGGCGCAGGCCAGCGTCAGCATCGGCCGCATCCGCTTGCCGCCGCCCGCGATCAGATGGCCCGCCAGCTCCGGGATCAGCGGCACCTCGGACTGCATCCGGGCGAGGATCACGGCGTTCACGGCATGCATGTCGGCCGCGACGAGCTTCATCATCGGGTCGAGCGAGGCCGGCTGGTCGCGGCGGAGGGGAGTAACCTGTCCCATGTGCCGCCCTTGGAGCGGCTGGGCGCCAAAGGCAACAGGCGGCGCTTGCGCTTGGGCTCCCGCGCCCACAAAAGGCGGCGGAATGAGGAGACCATCGTGAGCGACGCACAGCTCGACGCCTATCGCCAGAGCATCGACAATATCGATACCGCCCTGATCTGCCTGCTGGCGGAACGCTTCAAGGTGACGCAGGCGGTGGGTCATTACAAGGCGAAGGCGGGGCTTCCGCCGGCCGATCCCTCCCGCGAGGCAAAGCAGATCGAAAGATTGCGCACACTGGCTAAGTCGGCGCAGCTCGACCCCGACTTTTCGGAGAAGTTCCTGCGCTTCATCATCGATGAGGTCATCCGACATCACGAGCGGGTGCGCGAAAAGATCTGATCGCCGATCGGATGCGGCAAAGGAATCCATGTCTTCAATACGACGAGGATGGTGTTTTCAAATCGTTAACACCAATTTTTCCCGATAATCTCGACAAATTGACTTACAAAATGTCAATTTCCTATGTTATCGTATGAACATGGCCGGCGCATCCCCTGGCGAGCCTTCAATGTCTCCTTCGGTCGAGACTGTGCGTCAGCGTGCGGTCGATCGGAGCGGCGTGCTGGGCGGGCGGGGTTCCGGCGATCTCCAGCGCATCGTGGAGCGAGCGGCCAAGATCTTCCAGACGCCGCTCGCCGCTATCTCGATCATCGACCATCAGCGCCAGTGGTTCGCCGCCGGCGTCGGGCTCGGGGGGAGCGAGACGCCGCGCTCCGTGTCCTTCTGCGCGCATGCCATCCACCGGCCGGGCGAACCGCTCGTCGTGGAGGATGCGAGGCAGGATCCCCGTTTCTCGAACAATCCGCTGGTGACGTCCGATCCGGGCGTCCGCTTCTATGCGGGTGTCCCGCTGGTCGATCGAATGGGCTATGCGCTCGGCGCGCTCTGCGTCGTGGACATGACCCCGCGCGAACGGCCCGAAAATCTGATCGAACTGACGATGCTCGGGCACGAGGCCGAAGGCGCGCTGCGGCGCTAGGGGCAAGCGAGAGCGGGTCGTCCGTGTCGACTATGATGCCGTATTCCGGCGAAAGCCGGAGCCCAGGGCTGCTGGCGTGGCGCTCGGGGCTGGGTTCCTGCTTTCGCGGGAACCCGGAATAGCCGTTCGGCCCTCGCTCACCCGATCAGGCTGGGCCCCAGCAGCGCCAGCAGCTTCACGTCCATCACCATTCCCTCGGCACGCTTGGCGTCGATGAAATCCGCGATGCCGGCGATCGGCACGCGATGGACGATGATGTCCTCGTCATCCACGCCGCCGCCCGGCCCGATCTTCTCCAGATCATAAGCGCGCACCAGGGTGAACGTCTCGGAAACCATGCCCGGCGAGGAGGCGAAGCGGCCGACGATCTTGATCCGCCCCGCGCGATAGCCGGTCTCTTCCTCCAGTTCGCGCGCGGCGGCGATGTCGATCGCCTCGCCTTCGGTCTCGTCGCCCACCAGCCCCGCCGGCAGTTCCAGGCAGCGCGCGCCCAGCGGCGCGCGCGGCTGATCGACCAGCAGCACGTGGCCGTCGTCGATCGCGAGGATCACGGCCGCGTGGATGCCGCGCGCGCGGCCGACATATTCCCAGCGTCCGCGCTTCTTGGCGACGATGAACTTGCCGGCCCACATCGTCTCGACCGGCTGGTCGCTGTCGGGAAAATCCATGGGGGTGCTCTTTCGCTGAGGTGTAACCCTCCGTTCGCCCTGAGCCTGTCGAAGGGCCGTCCTTTTCTTCAACGATGCGCCAAGGAAGGACGGTGCTTCGACACGCTCAGCACAAGCGGGAAGGAGAAGGCAGAGATTAAAGCACGATCAGCCGGTCGGGCAACTCGTTGGGATCGTCACCGCGCGGGAAATGCGTGGCCAGCACGTCGCCGATCCTGGCGATCGCCGCCGCAATGCCTTCGCCCGGCCGATCGTCGCGCACGGCCGCGATCAGCATCGTCATCGCCTCGCCCCATTGCTCGGGCTTCACCTTCGCGTGAATCGCCGCGTCCGCCACGATCTCGGCGCGATGCTCGGCCAGGCTGAGATACAGCAAAACCCCCGTCGCGGTGGCGGTGCGCTGCTCGGTGCCGGTGCGAAACAGCATGATCGCGCGGCGGCGCACGCGGCGCGCCTTGGTGGCGGCGGGCGTCAGCGCCATCCGGATCTTCGGTCGCCCGAGGATGAGGCGTGCGATCAGGAACAAAGCCACGCTCTTCACCAGCAGGATCGTCAGCATCAGCCGCAGGTCGGGCGCTTCCTCCCATCCGCCGGTGACGAGTTCCGCGCCCCACACCAGCAGGCCGGGAAAGGCGGCCGACATGCTCAGCGGCAGCAGCGCTACGAGCAGGGACCAGTGCAGAACCACGTCATGATAGCTGTCCGAATTGGCCGCGACGATCGCGGAAACCTCGCCGTCGGTGCGCGCCTCGGCCGCGCGGATCGCGTCCGCCACCAGCTGCGAGTCGCGTTCGGTGAGCTTCATCACCAGTCTCCCGAGGCGCCACCGCCCCCGAAATCGCCGCCACCGCCGCCGGTGAAGCCGCCGCCGCCCCAGCTTCCGTCCGATCCGCCGCCGTTTCCGCCGCCCCAGCTTCCGCCGTCACCTCCGCCACCCCAGCTATTGCCGGAGCCGCGATTGTCGCGGGTGGCATGGTCGATCAGTTCGCTCGCCGCCCACAGCCACACCCAGCCGCTGCCATCGTCGCTGCGATAGCGCCGCTGGCCCCACGGACCTGCCGCGCCGCTGCGCCCGCGCCGCATCGCGAGGATCACGAAAGCCACCACGAAGCCCCAGAAGATCAGCCCGAACGGCACGCCGCCGCCGGAGGA
This DNA window, taken from Sphingomonas sp. AP4-R1, encodes the following:
- a CDS encoding DUF885 family protein, with product MQDLNRRDFLASGAAVAALAALPARAAAGSATDAAAENLLAMIAQELLGQYPENASYYGLDSGPGAALKSRLADRSIAAEQSRATWAAGRLADIKAIDRATVAPGTALNLDVAQTAFDLAVQGWKFPFGEMGVLNGQNSFRNAPYVTSQLCGAFVDQPDFLDSRHVIENAADADAYLARLDSYGQELADENARIAADAARGIILPDFLLDITIGQIAGAAAQPVDQSGLVRSVADRAAKAGVAGDYATRAAAIVNAKVLPALQGQLEALRAARAKATPDAGVWKFPEGPAWYDWALRFATTTTRSPEEIHAIGQQQVKELQARMDAILRTQGMTQGTVGERMDALGKRPDQLFANDDKGRAELLAYLNGRIADVRGRLPRAFHTLVKGNLIIKRVPPSIQDGAPNGYAAAGSIDGTRPGNYYINLKDTGIWPRLSLPTLCYHEGIPGHVWQGEYANRLPLIRTYLTFNAYSEGWGLYAEQLASELGVYEGDPYGELGFLQSIAFRACRLVVDTGIHVKRWTPQQSVAWFQANTGMPRGQLVSEVNRYCAMPAQACGYKMGHNEILRLRDKAKAALGPRYDLRGYDDVVVGSGNVPLTLLERVVDTYIAKARG
- a CDS encoding TPM domain-containing protein: MKLTERDSQLVADAIRAAEARTDGEVSAIVAANSDSYHDVVLHWSLLVALLPLSMSAAFPGLLVWGAELVTGGWEEAPDLRLMLTILLVKSVALFLIARLILGRPKIRMALTPAATKARRVRRRAIMLFRTGTEQRTATATGVLLYLSLAEHRAEIVADAAIHAKVKPEQWGEAMTMLIAAVRDDRPGEGIAAAIARIGDVLATHFPRGDDPNELPDRLIVL
- a CDS encoding bifunctional 2-polyprenyl-6-hydroxyphenol methylase/3-demethylubiquinol 3-O-methyltransferase UbiG, with translation MAAFHEAFGEPTLAAPVSQACTAAQFAEPDYARWVEAIREPVRTHRKQWEFVYILRVLESRGLLRPGVRALGFGVGFDPLTAVLAAQGLEVTATDLAPDAAAAGAWIETSQHAPDLAALNGRGICDPDMFAANVRHEHADMRAIPPHFREYDVVFSSCAFEHLGTLQAGADFVIAALETLKPGGLAVHTTEHNLNDTWRTRRRGATVLYRRRDLTKIIERAAAKGFGTTANWSRGEGEVDRHVDLPPYSDDPHVKLLFRGYEMTSFGLVLEG
- a CDS encoding NUDIX hydrolase, translated to MDFPDSDQPVETMWAGKFIVAKKRGRWEYVGRARGIHAAVILAIDDGHVLLVDQPRAPLGARCLELPAGLVGDETEGEAIDIAAARELEEETGYRAGRIKIVGRFASSPGMVSETFTLVRAYDLEKIGPGGGVDDEDIIVHRVPIAGIADFIDAKRAEGMVMDVKLLALLGPSLIG
- a CDS encoding chorismate mutase encodes the protein MSDAQLDAYRQSIDNIDTALICLLAERFKVTQAVGHYKAKAGLPPADPSREAKQIERLRTLAKSAQLDPDFSEKFLRFIIDEVIRHHERVREKI
- a CDS encoding GAF domain-containing protein gives rise to the protein MSPSVETVRQRAVDRSGVLGGRGSGDLQRIVERAAKIFQTPLAAISIIDHQRQWFAAGVGLGGSETPRSVSFCAHAIHRPGEPLVVEDARQDPRFSNNPLVTSDPGVRFYAGVPLVDRMGYALGALCVVDMTPRERPENLIELTMLGHEAEGALRR
- a CDS encoding polyprenyl synthetase family protein, producing MGQVTPLRRDQPASLDPMMKLVAADMHAVNAVILARMQSEVPLIPELAGHLIAGGGKRMRPMLTLACARLLEYPGTRHHKLSAAVEFIHTATLLHDDVVDGSNTRRGRRTANLIWGNPASVLVGDFLFSRAFELMTEDGSLRVLRILSNASAVIAEGEVNQLTAQRQIATSEARYLDIIGAKTAALFAAACRIAAVVAERDEAVEEALDGYGRNLGIAFQLVDDAIDYVSDEATMGKDAGDDFRDGKVTLPVILAHARGSDADRKFWREAMEGRRTSDEDLAHAMQLLQATNAIADTQARARHYGQLAIDSLSGLGTGTARAALVEAVEFAVARAY
- a CDS encoding thymidine kinase, with the protein product MAKLYFYYSSMNAGKSTNLLQASFNYRERGMQTMLWTAAIDDRYEAGTITSRIGLAAEASVFAADTDLRAAVEARHRAGPLACVLVDEAQFLTRDQVLALAGLCDELDIPVLAYGLRTDFQGELFEGSRYLLALADTLTEIKAVCECGRKATMNLRVDGEGRPVRQGEQTEIGGNDRYVALCRRHFMAAMRG